From the genome of Danio rerio strain Tuebingen ecotype United States chromosome 2, GRCz12tu, whole genome shotgun sequence, one region includes:
- the eif4e2 gene encoding eukaryotic translation initiation factor 4E type 2 isoform X1, producing the protein MNNKFDALKDDDSGDHDQDNSSPKDGEKEKNDEEDKEANTTKRKAVVPGAGEHPLQYNYTFWYSRRTPGRPASTQSYEQNIKQIGSFASVEQFWRFYSHMIRPGDLTGHSDFHLFKEGIKPMWEDDANKSGGKWIIRLRKGLASRCWENLILAMLGEQFMVGEEICGAVVSVRFQEDIISIWNKTASDQATTARIRDTLRRVLNLPPNTIMEYKTHTDSIKAWEDFHGLVNASGGR; encoded by the exons ATGAACAACAAATTTGACGC CCTGAAAGATGATGACAGTGGAGATCACGACCAGGACAACAGCTCACCGAAAGACGGGGAGAAGGAAAAAAATGATGAAGAGGACAAAGAAGCAAACACTACAAAGAGAAAG GCAGTGGTCCCGGGAGCCGGTGAACACCCTCTTCAGTATAACTACACCTTCTGGTATTCTCGACGCACACCAGGACGTCCGGCCAGCACACAGAGCTATGAACAGAACATTAAACAGATCGGCAGCTTTGCTTCG GTGGAGCAGTTCTGGCGTTTTTATAGTCACATGATCCGACCGGGTGATCTGACTGGTCACAGTGATTTCCACCTGTTTAAGGAAGGAATCAAACCGATGTGGGAG GATGATGCTAATAAGAGTGGTGGTAAATGGATCATTCGGCTCCGGAAAGGCCTGGCGTCTCGCTGCTGGGAAAATCTGATCCTGGCCATGCTTGGCGAACAGTTCATGGTGGGCGAGGAGATCTGTGGCGCCGTCGTGTCCGTTCGCTTCCAG GAGGATATCATTTCCATCTGGAATAAGACGGCCAGCGATCAGGCCACCACTGCTCGCATTAGAGACACTTTACGCAGAGTCCTCAACCTGCCTCCTAATACTATAATGGAGTACAAAACACACACCGACAGCATCAA
- the capn10 gene encoding calpain-10 isoform X2, with amino-acid sequence METDTEHHEMFVDQDFPADDLSLFCDYTTPLSKLLDDVTWLRPQEICKQPQLFPDDSVEAHPKQGILGDCWLLCACSMLLKNRHLLDKVFPPEQPLWGDSAYRGEFLFRFWQNGHWIEVRVDDRLPCINDNLCFSRCQSPRAFWVALLEKAYAKLHGSYEHLWAGQVCEAMVDLSGAVAVRWSIKDPESPQQPNDSQIQHALHGLSVSDLPLELKERCAISCCVHSATTGFPELGQFHAMCVMEWTSVTTITGEGVQLIRIRNPWGRRSWAGVWRERGSGWASLEASCAQTLLSRTAKGEFWMDEAEFLQEFDEVTVGCPVNDAGHLQSIYTGNFLTHSQQIGGRWVKGYSAGGCRNNSTFSSNPKFWLKVCERGEVFLSLLQCRRAESPAEGAIQQHTQLQAIALHVWKVEKKHFNLTRTLNKQPFVSHAHAYDREVVVHTHLNPGFYLLVPSTFLQGAEGPFLLRVHSSCSTSLSVMKSSPSPLQLSSEGEWENICSHGSWSIGSSAGGSRNFTTHELNPRVNLTVIYDPGGNNVRVTLHQNRPENSLHPIGFHIYKVPDGGSGSLLSPGVMSPVVSCVPHAYSQEVSVFCHLLPGEYVVIPSTYQPDLSADFTLTIKRKIQRKAMQSQELLGRAVQEVSCISVMKQ; translated from the exons ATGGAGACGGACACTGAGCATCATGAGATGTTTGTGGATCAGGATTTTCCTGCAGATGACTTGTCACTCTTTTGTGATTACACCACGCCCCTCTCTAAATTGTTGGATGATGTCACATGGCTCCGCCCACAG GAGATCTGCAAGCAGCCTCAGCTCTTTCCTGATGACTCCGTGGAGGCTCACCCAAAGCAAGGCATTCTGGGAGACTGCTGGCTGCTCTGTGCCTGCTCAATGTTACTCAAGAACCGGCATCTTCTAGACAAG GTATTTCCACCAGAACAGCCCTTATGGGGTGACTCTGCTTACCGCGGTGAATTCCTCTTCCGCTTCTGGCAGAATGGACACTGGATTGAAGTGCGAGTGGATGACCGGCTGCCCTGTATCAATGATAATCTCTGCTTCTCACGATGCCAGAGCCCAAGGGCATTCTGGGTAGCACTTTTGGAGAAAGCATATGccaa GCTACATGGTTCATATGAGCATTTGTGGGCTGGACAAGTATGTGAGGCGATGGTGGACCTAAGTGGAGCTGTAGCTGTACGATGGAGTATAAAAGATCCAGAGTCCCCACAACAGCCAAACGACAGCCAGATTCAGCACGCTCTGCATGGGCTGAGTGTGTCTGATCTCCCCCTGGAGCTGAAGGAGAGATGTGCCATCAGCTGCTGTGTGCACAGCGCCACTACAG GTTTTCCTGAGCTTGGCCAGTTTCATGCCATGTGTGTGATGGAGTGGACGAGCGTGACCACCATTACTGGTGAAGGAGTGCAGCTGATCAGGATACGAAACCCCTGGGGCAGGAGAAGCTGGGCTGGAGTCTGGAGGGAGAG ggGATCCGGCTGGGCTTCTCTTGAGGCGTCCTGTGCTCAGACTCTGCTGTCCCGTACAGCAAAGGGGGAATTCTGGATGGATGAGGCTGAATTCCTGCAGGAGTTTGATGAGGTCACGGTGGGCTGTCCTGTCAATGATGCAGGACACCTCCAAAGCATCTACACAG GAAACTTCCTAACCCACAGTCAGCAGATTGGAGGCCGCTGGGTCAAAGGTTACTCAGCAGGTGGATGCCGAAACAACAGCACTTTCAGCAGCAACCCCAAGTTCTGGCTGAAAGTGTGTGAGCGAGGAGAAGTGTTTCTGTCTCTGCTGCAGTGCAGAAGAGCTGAATCACCAGCAGAGGGGGCCATTCAGCAGCACACACAGCTTCAGGCCATAGCACTGCACGTGTGGAAG GTGGAGAAGAAGCACTTTAACCTCACGCGGACATTGAACAAGCAACCGTTTGTGTCACACGCACATGCGTACGATCGGGAAGTGGTGGTACACACACACCTGAATCCTGGTTTTTACCTGCTGGTGCCGAGTACTTTCCTGCAGGGAGCAGAGGGACCCTTTCTGCTAAGAGTTCATTCTTCCTGCTCCACCTCTCTCAG tgtgatgAAGTCATCTCCTTCTCCTCTTCAGCTCAGTTCAGAGGGCGAGTGGGAAAACATCTGCTCTCACGGCTCCTGGTCCATCGGTTCATCTGCTGGAGGAAGTCGCAATTTCACCACACACGAACTGAACCCCCGTGTAAACCTTACTGTGATCTATGACCCTGGAGGTAACAATGTAAGGGTCACCCTGCACCAAAACAGGCCTGAAAATTCCCTTCATCCCATCGGCTTTCATATTTATAAG GTACCTGACGGTGGTTCTGGTTCTCTGTTAAGCCCTGGTGTCATGTCTCCAGTGGTCAGCTGTGTGCCTCATGCTTACTCCCAGGAGGTCAGTGTGTTTTGTCATCTACTGCCGGGTGAATACGTTGTAATTCCCTCTACCTACCAGCCGGACCTCAGTGCTGACTTCACACTTACTATTAAACGCAAGATACAGCG GAAGGCAATGCAGAGTCAAGAGCTTCTGGGCCGTGCCGTTCAGGAG GTCTCCTGTATCTCTGTGatgaaacaatag
- the capn10 gene encoding calpain-10 isoform X1, with translation MLFTKTDFESKSHKKKKKKNTVITCLLSMETDTEHHEMFVDQDFPADDLSLFCDYTTPLSKLLDDVTWLRPQEICKQPQLFPDDSVEAHPKQGILGDCWLLCACSMLLKNRHLLDKVFPPEQPLWGDSAYRGEFLFRFWQNGHWIEVRVDDRLPCINDNLCFSRCQSPRAFWVALLEKAYAKLHGSYEHLWAGQVCEAMVDLSGAVAVRWSIKDPESPQQPNDSQIQHALHGLSVSDLPLELKERCAISCCVHSATTGFPELGQFHAMCVMEWTSVTTITGEGVQLIRIRNPWGRRSWAGVWRERGSGWASLEASCAQTLLSRTAKGEFWMDEAEFLQEFDEVTVGCPVNDAGHLQSIYTGNFLTHSQQIGGRWVKGYSAGGCRNNSTFSSNPKFWLKVCERGEVFLSLLQCRRAESPAEGAIQQHTQLQAIALHVWKVEKKHFNLTRTLNKQPFVSHAHAYDREVVVHTHLNPGFYLLVPSTFLQGAEGPFLLRVHSSCSTSLSVMKSSPSPLQLSSEGEWENICSHGSWSIGSSAGGSRNFTTHELNPRVNLTVIYDPGGNNVRVTLHQNRPENSLHPIGFHIYKVPDGGSGSLLSPGVMSPVVSCVPHAYSQEVSVFCHLLPGEYVVIPSTYQPDLSADFTLTIKRKIQRKAMQSQELLGRAVQEVSCISVMKQ, from the exons ATGCTTTTCACTAAAACAGATTTTGAGTCGAaatcccacaaaaaaaaaaaaaaaaaaaacactgtcatAACTT GTCTGCTTTCCATGGAGACGGACACTGAGCATCATGAGATGTTTGTGGATCAGGATTTTCCTGCAGATGACTTGTCACTCTTTTGTGATTACACCACGCCCCTCTCTAAATTGTTGGATGATGTCACATGGCTCCGCCCACAG GAGATCTGCAAGCAGCCTCAGCTCTTTCCTGATGACTCCGTGGAGGCTCACCCAAAGCAAGGCATTCTGGGAGACTGCTGGCTGCTCTGTGCCTGCTCAATGTTACTCAAGAACCGGCATCTTCTAGACAAG GTATTTCCACCAGAACAGCCCTTATGGGGTGACTCTGCTTACCGCGGTGAATTCCTCTTCCGCTTCTGGCAGAATGGACACTGGATTGAAGTGCGAGTGGATGACCGGCTGCCCTGTATCAATGATAATCTCTGCTTCTCACGATGCCAGAGCCCAAGGGCATTCTGGGTAGCACTTTTGGAGAAAGCATATGccaa GCTACATGGTTCATATGAGCATTTGTGGGCTGGACAAGTATGTGAGGCGATGGTGGACCTAAGTGGAGCTGTAGCTGTACGATGGAGTATAAAAGATCCAGAGTCCCCACAACAGCCAAACGACAGCCAGATTCAGCACGCTCTGCATGGGCTGAGTGTGTCTGATCTCCCCCTGGAGCTGAAGGAGAGATGTGCCATCAGCTGCTGTGTGCACAGCGCCACTACAG GTTTTCCTGAGCTTGGCCAGTTTCATGCCATGTGTGTGATGGAGTGGACGAGCGTGACCACCATTACTGGTGAAGGAGTGCAGCTGATCAGGATACGAAACCCCTGGGGCAGGAGAAGCTGGGCTGGAGTCTGGAGGGAGAG ggGATCCGGCTGGGCTTCTCTTGAGGCGTCCTGTGCTCAGACTCTGCTGTCCCGTACAGCAAAGGGGGAATTCTGGATGGATGAGGCTGAATTCCTGCAGGAGTTTGATGAGGTCACGGTGGGCTGTCCTGTCAATGATGCAGGACACCTCCAAAGCATCTACACAG GAAACTTCCTAACCCACAGTCAGCAGATTGGAGGCCGCTGGGTCAAAGGTTACTCAGCAGGTGGATGCCGAAACAACAGCACTTTCAGCAGCAACCCCAAGTTCTGGCTGAAAGTGTGTGAGCGAGGAGAAGTGTTTCTGTCTCTGCTGCAGTGCAGAAGAGCTGAATCACCAGCAGAGGGGGCCATTCAGCAGCACACACAGCTTCAGGCCATAGCACTGCACGTGTGGAAG GTGGAGAAGAAGCACTTTAACCTCACGCGGACATTGAACAAGCAACCGTTTGTGTCACACGCACATGCGTACGATCGGGAAGTGGTGGTACACACACACCTGAATCCTGGTTTTTACCTGCTGGTGCCGAGTACTTTCCTGCAGGGAGCAGAGGGACCCTTTCTGCTAAGAGTTCATTCTTCCTGCTCCACCTCTCTCAG tgtgatgAAGTCATCTCCTTCTCCTCTTCAGCTCAGTTCAGAGGGCGAGTGGGAAAACATCTGCTCTCACGGCTCCTGGTCCATCGGTTCATCTGCTGGAGGAAGTCGCAATTTCACCACACACGAACTGAACCCCCGTGTAAACCTTACTGTGATCTATGACCCTGGAGGTAACAATGTAAGGGTCACCCTGCACCAAAACAGGCCTGAAAATTCCCTTCATCCCATCGGCTTTCATATTTATAAG GTACCTGACGGTGGTTCTGGTTCTCTGTTAAGCCCTGGTGTCATGTCTCCAGTGGTCAGCTGTGTGCCTCATGCTTACTCCCAGGAGGTCAGTGTGTTTTGTCATCTACTGCCGGGTGAATACGTTGTAATTCCCTCTACCTACCAGCCGGACCTCAGTGCTGACTTCACACTTACTATTAAACGCAAGATACAGCG GAAGGCAATGCAGAGTCAAGAGCTTCTGGGCCGTGCCGTTCAGGAG GTCTCCTGTATCTCTGTGatgaaacaatag
- the LOC141378665 gene encoding uncharacterized protein has protein sequence MGAMRLCLLLFCLFLEGISSVRRLNNIDDLRNTDYGKTAPRHGRMLLFWFAQQVHFDQNNNMFLNFEPHRGNYGFHWYGNREQDLPLLNSEESYYSVGNLNYPEARDLPDYVRTYYQNRRNNGPESNMDRLMVVLNQRSSNRVHRVYVTAHNLDRRDFNSDDTYEIDPALILQIREMYHCRNDLIYRTSITSNTEEDRCNLFLLDAGFNSINCTFSRDKRSSDYRCYTNEKIKLEIKTTTQGCAKLIWDNIPDYLIEKESGVLGTTLYIDIYQNTYSGDTNEEPKQEKEQYFNIDKSSGALDTSILMNAGLQPQLRLQGLYPNNVFWYGPEFDGANKVLPIRIRGNDASLQLVAKDGKACARLYIKKTFSNWQDVFYYSWVGFYESEQDSHYDYYTYQYAVWFEMIGSTTTEDYIIYQYESILPIAPGVQIRFLLEDNYYYVLAKTTPWETDKESDCIEAKSLPELSPSWFFSEFFYEPDFYDANNVVPVQIKQYDAGLQLLTKEGKACARLYIMKTFIGWKDVFLYSWVGFYKNCYNDNNHYDTYEYAVNFEKMKVGTDHFDIYQYRSNLVIAPGMQIRFFKNQKYDDKLVETEPWKSD, from the coding sequence ATGGGTGCCATGAGACTCTGCTTGCTGCTCTTCTGTCTCTTCTTGGAGGGAATTTCTTCCGTGAGAAGACTTAACAATATTGATGACTTGAGAAACACTGACTATGGCAAGACTGCACCACGTCATGGACGCATGTTATTGTTCTGGTTTGCCCAACAAGTGCATTTTGACCAAAACAACAATATGTTTTTGAATTTTGAACCTCACAGAGGTAACTATGGATTTCACTGGTATGGAAATAGAGAGCAGGACCTCCCCTTACTGAACAGTGAAGAGAGTTATTATTCTGTTGGTAATCTAAATTATCCTGAAGCCAGAGATTTGCCAGATTATGTGCGCACATATTACCAAAACAGAAGAAACAATGGGCCAGAAAGTAACATGGACAGGCTTATGGTTGTACTGAACCAAAGAAGTTCAAACAGGGTACACAGAGTGTATGTTACAGCACATAACCTAGACAGAAGGGACTTTAATTCTGATGACACTTATGAGATTGACCCTGCCCTGATCTTACAGATCAGAGAAATGTATCATTGCAGAAATGATCTTATCTACAGAACATCAATAACCAGTAATACAGAAGAGGATAGATGCAATCTGTTTCTGTTAGATGCAGGGTTTAACAGTATCAATTGTACGTTTAGCAGAGATAAACGCTCATCTGATTACCGGTGCTATACCAATGAGAAAATTAAACTAGAAATTAAAACAACTACACAAGGCTGTGCAAAACTCATATGGGACAATATACCAGATTACTTAATAGAAAAAGAGTCTGGAGTTTTAGGAACAACCCTGTACATTGATATTTACCAAAACACTTACTCCGGTGATACTAATGAAGAGCCTAAGCAGGAGAAAGAACAATACTTCAATATTGATAAATCATCTGGGGCTCTAGATACCTCTATCTTAATGAATGCTGGACTCCAACCCCAACTACGACTACAAGGGTTATACCCCAACAATGTCTTCTGGTATGGGCCAGAGTTTGATGGAGCTAATAAAGTTCTCCCCATCAGAATAAGAGGAAATGATGCAAGTCTGCAGCTCGTTGCTAAAGACGGAAAAGCCTGTGCTCGACTCTACATCAAGAAAACATTCAGCAACTGGCAGGATGTTTTTTACTACTCATGGGTGGGCTTTTATGAGAGCGAACAAGATAGCCATTATGACTATTACACATATCAGTATGCTGTTTGGTTTGAAATGATTGGCAGCACTACCACTGAGGATTATATTATTTACCAGTATGAGTCCATCTTGCCAATTGCTCCAGGAGTTCAAATCCGTTTCCTGCTGGAAGACAATTATTACTATGTTCTGGCCAAAACTACACCCTGGGAAACAGATAAAGAATCAGATTGTATTGAAGCGAAGAGTCTGCCTGAACTCTCACCATCCTGGTTTTTTTCAGAGTTCTTTTATGAACCAGATTTTTATGATGCAAACAATGTTGTCCCTGTTCAAATAAAGCAGTATGATGCTGGTCTGCAGCTCCTCACTAAAGAAGGTAAAGCTTGTGCTCGGCTTTATATCATGAAGACCTTTATAGGCTGGAAAGACGTCTTCCTCTACTCATGGGTGGGGTTTTACAAGAATTGTTATAATGACAATAATCACTATGACACCTATGAATATGCTGTGAATTTTGAAAAGATGAAGGTTGGGACTGATCATTTTGATATTTATCAGTACAGATCCAATTTGGTAATTGCACCTGGAATGCAGATCCGTTTCTTTAAGAACCAAAAGTATGATGACAAATTAGTGGAAACTGAGCCCTGGAAGAGTGATTAA